The window TGACGATGGTAAATTGCTCCAATGCCTCCCAGGATCGTCATTAAAAATCCTTCAATTCCAAAGAAGAGCAGAATCCAGGAAGATGACGAAAGCCAGGTGTATTGCCTGAGAAACACAATCGTATAGAGAGAACTCGAGAAGGAATTTAATAAGATAACAAGCGAAAACGAATAAGGATTCACAATCTGTGCGATAGCAGGCAACCAACTCTGGAACGGAAAACCACTTAACAAGAGAGCCATTCCCAAAAGAAGAAGGATGTAGATCAAAGAAGCACTGGAGATTTCACCGGGATTCGCTTCTGTACCGCTGAGCAACCAACCCGCCAGAAGCAGCAACGGCATCGCCAGACTTTGAAAGATCCAATACTGCTTGATTCCCAGATTAACCTTGCCCCACTCTGAAACAAATAACAGGATACTGAGAATTGCAGCAAAATAAATTAAGAACGTTCCGTAATAGAGAGGTTGTACGAAAACGGCAGCGATCAGTGTTGAACTGATTGCCATGCCAAAGGGTGCCAGTAGTGATCGACCCGTCAGACTGAGACTGCCAAGAAACCAAAAAGCAATTGCCAGATTAAGGACAATGACCAAAGGGCGATCGGAGTTTTCCAGGAGGTATCGTCGTCCGAAGACAATCCAGTCTGGTTGGATTTCAAATGAGACTATCCCCAACTGGATTGTTTCTCCAACCGGCAAAAGCCAGGCAGAAGCAGCCAGGAGCAAGGCAAACGCACTCCCAACCACCCCTGTTAGCTTTCGCCAGCGCATTAAGAGGAACAACCCTCCCGAAAGTCCTAGCGGCAAAACAATCCAGATCAGCGGTGCGTTCACAGGTCGATCCACTCCCCCTCAAAATAAACCCCATATGCACCAATAAAGGAGATGCTTAAGACAACCCCGGCGATTAAGCCAGTCAACATCACTGAAGGTTCGATCACCGCCAGAAGAATTTCAAAACCATTCAGAAAGGTAATTAAACCAATAGAGATCGAGAACGTTGATGGGCGAAAGCCCAAGACCAATAAACCGAATCCACACAAACCCAAAACCGCTATGGTCTGTGTAAAGCGGATACCATTGAAAATAGACATCAAATACGGAGCACCTGAAATTATAAACAATCCGACCAGTAAGGCCATCGCCAGGCGAAAAACTAATGCAGAAACTGGCACAGGCTTTAGTGATACCACAGATAGAGGCGGAGAGGGATTTGCTCTGAGAGTCTGATGAACATTTGCCATGGCTGTTCCCAGAATTGCGGCTGCCATCCAGCCTTCGATGAACTTCACCAGCGCTAAAGTCAAAGAGATACTTTGAACACAAAGGAGGAAAACCCCAATCGATTGAAGCGCTAACGCCGTGACACGCTTACGCCAATCCTCAGAGAGCAGGTTTAAGAGGCTGCAGGATAGCCCAAGAAAAGCTCCTATCAGCCCAAACCAGTGTCCGTTCAAAGGTTATTCACCCCCGCCTAAGAATAGAAAAACTCGCCCAAGGACCAGGAGAAGAACGATTGCCCACAAGATACCTGCTTTACCTTCAAGAACCCCTTCCACCTGATAATAAAATCCCCCTAGCTGGCGAAATCCCCATTGCAAGAATCGATATACCCATTCCATAGAAAACAATCTCATCAACCTTTCAGGTACACGCAAGCGAGTTAACAACCGCCGTCGCCTCAAAAACGCCAACAACAGACTTAAGAGTGCCAAAATCAACCCGCCGAAATATTCCATCCAATTCCGTGAGGTTAGATAAGGCTGGCTTAAGGCCGTTTCCAGGGAATTCCTCCACCCCCCGTAACCAATCATCAGGGAACTCCCGATCAGTCCCCCAAATGCCATTCGATAGAGAACGATCCTCCAGGGCTCACCTTCCACCGTTTCTAATGGTTTTTGAAAAATAAAGCGCACATAACCAGCAATCAAAAGCAGATGAGAGAGCAACCAGAGAATATTGGCGGGCGACCAGGTTGGACGATATACACGCATCATGTCCCAAAAAGGCGTGAAAGGCAGCCCAAGCAGCAGAATACTCTGATAGACAAATACCGGAAACCAAAACCGCTCCCAGCCTCGGATTAAGAACACAAAACTTCCATGAAGCGCCAGGACCAGCGCCCACGCAATTACGGCCTCCGGACGCTGCAGATTTGCAGCATAAAAAGCAAAGGAAGCCGTACCGATGATCCAAAAAGGACGTCCCTCGATTACCTCGGCGCTATTAATCCATTGAAGCGCGGCAAATAAAGCAATCAACCCGAGAAAAACGCTAATCCAGCTTTGCTCGGAAAAGTATCCCAAATCGGCTAAACGGGCGAGGAGCGGCATGGTCGTTAAGGGAGGCACGATGCGGATGATCGTTCCCAAACCGCGGCGAAGGTCAGGCGACTCTAAATAAGGTAAATGAAACGGAAACACTCCCCAACGTAGAAGAATCGAAAACACATATGCCCACGGGTTATCCAATCCCCACAAGGCGAGCATGACCGCAAAAGCGCGCGAGGAAAACGCCAGGATCACCCGTTCACGCAACTGAGGTAGAGCAGGACGACTCAACCAAATTAACAGTTCAACTAAATCGATCGCTGCCCAGGCAAGCAGCAGGGTCAACTGGTTGCCAGCAAAGATAGCAATCAGTCCCAATCCTACCAAGAACGAACTGCCTGCCCAACCCAGGGCACGCTCAGCATCTGGCGTGGTTGCTTCAGTAAAAATGACCGCCACTCCCACTGTCGCCAGCGCGAATCCTACTACCCAGGAAAAGCCGTCTGCCAACAGTTCAGGCGATAATGGGAAAAGGTTTTCTGGCTGCCAGCTTACCAGAGCAACCTGATGGGGCAAAAAAAAGCGCAGACCGAGCAGGCAAACCCAGGTTATGGCTCCCCCAAGGAAGGTTGCTAACCACCAAAACCCTAATCTCGCCTTTCGCCATCGCAGAATCGATAGCGAGACAGACGCCATCAGCGGCGCAAAAGATGAGCCAAGCAACAAGAGCGAGGCTATCATAGAAGACCTTATAACACCATGCCGCTTGCTCGTTTAATAAAGCGTCCCTGCCCGGGTTTTCCCAACCATCGATCTCGATCGACGATCAGTTCTCCGCGTAAGAACACCATAACTGGATACCCAACCAATTCCCATCCTTCATATAGATTGTAATCAGTACGATGCTGCGCCACCGAAACCCCGTAGGTCAGACGTTTGTTTAAATCCCACAAGACGATATCAGCATCTGAGCCCGGCAAAAGCGCCCCCTTTTGTGGGTAAAGACCAAATATTTTCGCTGGATTGGTGCTATTCAAGGCAACAAACTGGTTTTCGGTGATCCGCCCGGCGCGCACCCCATACGTCCAGAGAATCGGCAAACGATCGCCGACTGCTGGCAAACCGTTAGGGATTTTGGTGAAGTCATCCTTGCCCAACTCTTTGCCAGGAATGGCAATTTCTTTCCCTTCGTATACAATCGCTTTTGTCCCATCATAAAAGAAAGGACAATGATCGGTGCCAATGGTTTGAATCGTACCGTCAGCCAGCCCTTGCCAAAGCCTTTCATTGTCCTGAGCGGTTCGCATCGGCGGTGAACAAATCCACTTTGCTCCATCGTGACGCCGCAGGTGATCAACGGTAAAGAAAAGATATTGCGGACAGGTCTCCCCCATCACTGCCACCCCTTTCTCGCGCCCGTAGGCAAGCAAATCCACTTCTCCGCCTGCGTTCATGTGGACAATATATAAGGGGGCGTCGCTTTGAGCCGCCAGAGAAATGCCCCGCAGGGTTGCTTCTACAGCGCCCCAACTCGGTCGGGTGTAAGCGTGCCATTCCGGAGAGGTATGTCCATGAGCTAACGCTTCAGCAACCAGAGCCTCGATCACATCCCCGTTTTCGGCATGTAACATCGTAAGGATGCCATATTCTCTGGCTATACGCATTGCGGAAAAGATCTCGCCATCCTGGATACGAAGGCGATTGTTATATGCCGTAAAAACTTTGATCGAGGGCATCCCCCATTCAACCAGTTTGGGCAACTCCTGCGCAATCTGTTCATTCCAGCGCGAGATATTCATGTGAAAACTGAAATCAATGGCAGCCTTTGGATCGGCTTTTTCTCGCCAGACCGCAATACTTTCTTCCAATGTCGGTTTATCTAAGGGCACAAAATCAATTACCGTCGTCGTTCCGCCAAAGGCTGCAGCTTTATGCCCGGTGTAGTGGTCATCGCTGGACACGGTGCCAAACATCG is drawn from Anaerolineae bacterium and contains these coding sequences:
- a CDS encoding NADH-ubiquinone oxidoreductase chain M, with protein sequence MNAPLIWIVLPLGLSGGLFLLMRWRKLTGVVGSAFALLLAASAWLLPVGETIQLGIVSFEIQPDWIVFGRRYLLENSDRPLVIVLNLAIAFWFLGSLSLTGRSLLAPFGMAISSTLIAAVFVQPLYYGTFLIYFAAILSILLFVSEWGKVNLGIKQYWIFQSLAMPLLLLAGWLLSGTEANPGEISSASLIYILLLLGMALLLSGFPFQSWLPAIAQIVNPYSFSLVILLNSFSSSLYTIVFLRQYTWLSSSSWILLFFGIEGFLMTILGGIGAIYHRHLGRWMGYALIKEIGMSFLAIGMGLALPEQSSVLAILFMQVLPRGIALALWAMACKLYHEHGESIHIQDLVGLGRSYPIATVAYFLSVLTLVGFPLTAAFPIHLLIWQGWFQNFPPFAFAAIFGSVGVLIGGLRAMAVLVRSDQNQPLVLHETRSQTILLTIGSVFLLLGGMFPSWFLPTLYNMGLTFFRGN
- a CDS encoding Dihydropyrimidinase — translated: MEKNQRLLIKNLDILTASEKFHADILIEGEKIAVIGANLPADGCTVIDGSGLTAMPGGVDVHTHFDLPMFGTVSSDDHYTGHKAAAFGGTTTVIDFVPLDKPTLEESIAVWREKADPKAAIDFSFHMNISRWNEQIAQELPKLVEWGMPSIKVFTAYNNRLRIQDGEIFSAMRIAREYGILTMLHAENGDVIEALVAEALAHGHTSPEWHAYTRPSWGAVEATLRGISLAAQSDAPLYIVHMNAGGEVDLLAYGREKGVAVMGETCPQYLFFTVDHLRRHDGAKWICSPPMRTAQDNERLWQGLADGTIQTIGTDHCPFFYDGTKAIVYEGKEIAIPGKELGKDDFTKIPNGLPAVGDRLPILWTYGVRAGRITENQFVALNSTNPAKIFGLYPQKGALLPGSDADIVLWDLNKRLTYGVSVAQHRTDYNLYEGWELVGYPVMVFLRGELIVDRDRWLGKPGQGRFIKRASGMVL